CTCGCTGGCGATGGACTTCATGAGCATTGGGTTTAGAGAATGCCTGACTGAGGTGGCCAGGTACCTCAGCTCGGTGGAAGGTCTGGACACCGCCGACCCCCTCAGAGTCCGCCTCGTCTCCCACCTCAGCACCTGTGCCTCCCAGCGTGAAGCGGCCGCAATGACGTCCTCCATggcccaccaccaccaccccctgCACCCCCACCACTGGACGGCTGCCTTCCACCACCTCCCGGCGGCGCTCCTGCAGCAGAACGGACTTCCTTCCTCGGAAAGCGCCGGCGGCCGATTGTCGGAAGCGCCTCCGCACGGGTCTGCGCTGCTGACGGCCACGTTCTCCCACACGGACTCGGCGCTCAGGGCGCCGCCTGCTGGCAGCGTCGCGCCCTGCGTCCCCCCCCTCTCCACCTCCCTCCTGTCGCTCTCGGCCACCGTGCACGCCGCCgcggccgccgccgcctcggCCGCCGCGCAGACTTTCCCGCTGTCCTTCGCCGGGGGCTTCCCGGTCCTCACGCCGGGCGCGGCGGCCGCCTCCGTCGCCGTCCCCGCAGTCAGCCCGTCGCTCTCCGCCTCCCCCGCTTCGGCCTCGCAACAGAGCAGCTCCGGGGGCAGCACCGGCAAGCCTTACCGGCCTTGGGGGACCGAAGTGGGCGCGTTTTGACCTGCTCCGCGTTTAAAGATGCAGTACGCCTTGGTCTGAAGTTCTCATGAAGTCTTCCGCCCCttcattttgcagttttacacaCGACCTGAAAGTTTAGCTGGCATtctttcaaaacgtttttctttAATGGACTCAACTTGCTGTTACTTTGTCCCCCACTATTTGGGGTGGGGAAAGAGCTACTAGTGTgggaaacagagaaaaaaacacggATCATGTTTACTCGACGCTCTACATTCTCAACAAGCAAAAATGTGACTAAGAGTTTATTTTATATCAATTAGGCAcattgga
This genomic window from Lepisosteus oculatus isolate fLepOcu1 chromosome 2, fLepOcu1.hap2, whole genome shotgun sequence contains:
- the hey2 gene encoding hairy/enhancer-of-split related with YRPW motif protein 2, producing the protein MKRPCEDTTSDSDMDETIDVGSENNFSGQSGSPLIRSSSPTTTSQVMARKKRRGIIEKRRRDRINNSLSELRRLVPTAFEKQGSAKLEKAEILQMTVDHLKMLQATGGKGFFDAHSLAMDFMSIGFRECLTEVARYLSSVEGLDTADPLRVRLVSHLSTCASQREAAAMTSSMAHHHHPLHPHHWTAAFHHLPAALLQQNGLPSSESAGGRLSEAPPHGSALLTATFSHTDSALRAPPAGSVAPCVPPLSTSLLSLSATVHAAAAAAASAAAQTFPLSFAGGFPVLTPGAAAASVAVPAVSPSLSASPASASQQSSSGGSTGKPYRPWGTEVGAF